Proteins from one Flavobacterium sp. N2038 genomic window:
- a CDS encoding Crp/Fnr family transcriptional regulator: MQQIRDNFERMAKLSDEDWNTFSSKLIRQEFSKKASILQTGHIENYLSFIEKGIVRYYVPSENKDLTFTFVFDGEFASGYDSFITRLPVNYTIEALADTVLWRISYSDLQDIYAQTKVGNTIGRLASEDLFLKKSKRELSLLNDSAEQRYLNLFTEQPQLIQKIPQKYLASYIGITPQALSRIRKRIY; this comes from the coding sequence ATGCAGCAAATAAGGGATAATTTCGAACGAATGGCTAAACTTTCTGATGAAGACTGGAACACCTTTTCATCAAAACTCATTCGTCAGGAATTTTCAAAGAAAGCATCAATCCTCCAAACCGGTCATATAGAAAATTACCTTTCCTTTATAGAGAAAGGAATCGTTAGATATTATGTTCCTTCTGAGAATAAAGACCTTACATTTACTTTTGTATTTGATGGCGAATTTGCAAGCGGATATGATTCATTTATTACAAGATTACCCGTAAACTACACTATCGAAGCTCTTGCAGATACCGTACTTTGGCGTATTTCTTATAGTGATCTTCAGGACATTTATGCCCAAACTAAAGTTGGAAATACCATTGGCCGACTGGCAAGCGAAGATTTATTTCTTAAAAAATCAAAGAGAGAATTGTCTTTGCTAAACGATTCTGCAGAACAACGATATCTAAATTTATTCACAGAGCAACCTCAGCTAATACAAAAGATTCCACAAAAATACCTTGCCTCTTACATTGGTATTACTCCACAAGCTTTAAGCCGGATCAGAAAACGCATTTATTAA
- a CDS encoding AEC family transporter: protein MNNFIIIFFFLFLGLLLQRVKQFPTHIYKSINKIVIYICLPAITLYHIPKIKWNNELLFPIGAGWISFFLAFGFFHFLGRRLGWSNKLIGCLVLTAGLSNSSFLGYPIIEALFGKKGLETAVLVDQPGTFVVVSTLGVFVAAFYSKGSPDAISIFKKIISFPPFLTFVVACLMNVSQFDLALNVQSVLLKLGSLVTPLALFSVGLQLTFDRNSRHWKFLQLGLFVRLIMTPLIIFVLYVFIFNQHSEAIKITIIEIAMAPMITGAILASTYGLKPKLSSMMIGFGIPISFLTLAIWYFIVSFI from the coding sequence ATGAACAACTTTATTATAATATTCTTCTTTTTATTTTTAGGATTGCTGCTGCAAAGAGTAAAGCAATTTCCAACGCATATTTATAAGAGTATCAATAAAATTGTCATTTATATTTGTCTTCCTGCAATTACTTTATATCATATTCCTAAAATTAAATGGAACAATGAATTATTGTTTCCAATAGGAGCGGGGTGGATTAGTTTTTTTCTGGCTTTCGGCTTTTTTCATTTTTTAGGGAGAAGACTTGGATGGTCCAATAAACTCATTGGTTGTTTGGTGTTGACAGCCGGATTAAGTAATTCATCATTTCTTGGATATCCGATTATTGAAGCTTTGTTCGGAAAAAAAGGTTTAGAAACTGCCGTTTTGGTAGATCAGCCCGGAACCTTTGTTGTTGTTTCGACTTTGGGAGTTTTTGTTGCCGCCTTCTATTCTAAAGGTAGTCCGGATGCGATTAGTATTTTTAAAAAGATCATTTCTTTTCCACCTTTCCTGACATTTGTTGTGGCTTGTTTAATGAATGTTTCTCAATTTGATTTGGCTTTAAATGTTCAGTCAGTTTTATTAAAACTAGGCAGCTTAGTAACGCCTTTAGCACTATTTTCGGTGGGGTTGCAATTGACTTTTGACCGAAACAGCCGACACTGGAAATTTTTGCAATTGGGACTTTTCGTAAGACTTATTATGACGCCCCTGATCATTTTTGTTTTATATGTCTTTATTTTCAACCAACATTCTGAAGCTATAAAAATTACTATTATCGAAATCGCAATGGCGCCTATGATTACAGGTGCAATTCTGGCTTCGACGTATGGTTTAAAACCAAAATTAAGCAGTATGATGATTGGTTTTGGAATTCCAATTTCGTTTTTAACACTTGCTATTTGGTACTTTATTGTGAGTTTTATTTAA
- a CDS encoding peroxiredoxin: MSTLRLGDIAPDFQAETTQGKVSFHEWLGDSWGVLFSHPADFTPVCTTELGTVANYVPEFTKRNTKVIALSVDGLQSHLDWIKDINETQNTTVNFPIIADEDKKVANLYDMLHPNASDKFTVRSVFVIGADKKIKLTLTYPASTGRNFDELLRVIDSLQLTANYSVATPANWKDGEDVVIAPAIPDSDIPAKFPKGHNPIKPYLRMTPQPNK, translated from the coding sequence ATGTCAACATTAAGATTAGGCGATATAGCTCCGGATTTTCAGGCAGAAACCACACAAGGAAAAGTTAGTTTTCATGAATGGCTAGGAGATTCATGGGGTGTTTTATTTTCGCATCCAGCAGATTTTACTCCCGTTTGTACTACTGAATTAGGAACTGTAGCGAACTATGTTCCTGAATTTACAAAAAGAAATACTAAGGTTATTGCTTTGAGTGTAGATGGTTTACAATCGCACTTAGATTGGATTAAGGACATCAACGAAACTCAAAATACAACTGTTAATTTTCCAATTATTGCTGATGAGGATAAAAAAGTAGCGAATTTATATGATATGCTTCATCCAAATGCGAGCGATAAATTTACAGTTCGTTCTGTTTTTGTAATTGGTGCCGATAAAAAAATAAAACTAACCTTGACTTATCCAGCTTCTACAGGAAGAAATTTTGACGAATTGCTTCGTGTTATTGATAGTTTGCAATTGACAGCCAATTATAGTGTTGCTACTCCTGCAAACTGGAAAGATGGTGAAGATGTAGTAATTGCGCCAGCAATTCCGGATAGTGATATTCCGGCTAAATTCCCTAAAGGGCATAATCCTATAAAACCATATTTGCGTATGACACCGCAACCAAATAAGTAA
- a CDS encoding cation:proton antiporter yields the protein MIALSAAAETTHHLQPLISDLGLILMTAGIAVLIFKKMKQPLVLGYLIAGFLAGNHFDFFPSITDMKSVEVWAEIGVIFLLFSLGLEFSFKKLMKVGGTSSVTAITQIMFMTLIGYMVGQWMGWGKMDSIFLGATLSISSTTIIIRAFDELGVKGKKFVGIVFGALIVEDIVAILMLVLLSTIAVSDQVSGAALLQSVLKLVFFLIIWFLGGIFIIPTFLKKAKHLLSDEMLLIISLALCLMMVMFAANVGFSPALGAFIMGSIIAETTQAEKIEHLIQPVKDLFGAVFFVSVGMLINPVTLVDFALPVLIITLVTIFGKAFSSAFGALLSGQPLKQSVQTGMSLAQIGEFSFIIATLGMTLKVTSDFLYPIIVAVSAITTFTTPFLIKYSESFALFLESKMPKRWVKNINRYSVNAQAIKSVSTWQIVLRASITQIILHTIIITAIILLSSRFVAPLVADTRFGNTLAALITLVVIAPFLWALSLRRVKVEEVDSLWEERKYRGALLMLILIRMSLGLFFIGFLLNIFFSPLVAFIALIIAIGAYQIFPKKLNEQYHKIENHFLKNLNDRENKKIDRRYANLMPWDGHMSIFDIGKESNLAGKTLEELRIRENMGINIAFIRRGEVTIPIPTKNERLFPGDEICVIGTDEQIAQFTTYLKNEIEAPNNSEESDIVLRQLEISKEDFIQKSIGQFRGRTGGLVVGIERNGNRILNPESNIILEKNDIIWVVGDKKRMNELMQKSTPVAF from the coding sequence ATGATTGCCTTAAGCGCCGCTGCCGAAACTACACACCATTTACAACCCTTAATCAGCGACTTGGGATTAATCCTGATGACCGCCGGAATTGCTGTACTTATTTTTAAAAAAATGAAACAGCCCTTGGTTTTAGGGTATCTTATTGCAGGCTTTCTGGCTGGAAATCACTTTGACTTTTTTCCATCAATTACGGATATGAAAAGCGTAGAAGTCTGGGCTGAAATTGGAGTTATCTTTTTGCTTTTTAGTCTGGGGCTCGAATTTAGTTTTAAGAAACTAATGAAAGTAGGCGGAACATCCTCTGTAACCGCGATAACCCAGATTATGTTTATGACCTTAATAGGCTATATGGTCGGTCAATGGATGGGCTGGGGAAAAATGGACAGTATTTTTCTTGGTGCAACGCTGTCAATTTCCTCAACAACTATTATTATCAGAGCATTTGATGAATTGGGAGTTAAAGGAAAAAAGTTCGTCGGGATTGTATTTGGAGCTCTTATCGTCGAAGATATTGTCGCCATTTTAATGCTTGTGTTATTATCGACAATTGCGGTTAGCGATCAGGTTTCCGGCGCTGCATTACTGCAATCTGTTTTAAAACTGGTTTTCTTTTTAATCATTTGGTTTCTGGGAGGTATCTTCATTATTCCAACATTTTTAAAAAAGGCAAAACATTTATTAAGTGATGAAATGCTGCTCATTATTTCGCTTGCATTATGTCTAATGATGGTAATGTTTGCGGCAAATGTTGGGTTCTCGCCAGCATTAGGAGCCTTTATAATGGGTTCAATAATCGCCGAAACTACACAGGCTGAAAAAATAGAACATTTAATACAGCCCGTAAAAGACTTATTTGGTGCCGTTTTCTTTGTATCAGTGGGAATGTTAATTAATCCCGTAACATTGGTAGATTTCGCTCTTCCGGTTTTGATTATCACTTTGGTGACTATTTTCGGAAAAGCGTTTAGTTCCGCATTTGGAGCTTTATTATCTGGTCAGCCATTGAAACAATCAGTCCAAACCGGAATGAGTCTGGCACAAATTGGGGAGTTCTCTTTTATTATTGCCACACTCGGAATGACGCTTAAAGTTACCAGCGATTTCTTATATCCTATAATTGTAGCAGTTTCGGCAATTACAACATTTACAACTCCATTCTTAATTAAGTATTCGGAATCTTTTGCTTTGTTTTTAGAATCAAAAATGCCAAAAAGATGGGTTAAAAACATTAACCGATATAGTGTGAATGCCCAAGCCATAAAATCGGTCAGTACCTGGCAAATTGTCTTGAGGGCTTCAATAACACAAATTATACTTCATACTATAATCATTACGGCAATCATTTTACTATCATCGCGATTTGTTGCCCCATTAGTCGCAGATACAAGATTCGGAAATACATTAGCAGCATTAATAACTTTAGTAGTAATCGCTCCTTTTTTATGGGCCTTATCACTACGTCGTGTAAAAGTAGAGGAAGTCGATTCTTTATGGGAAGAGCGTAAATATCGTGGCGCACTTCTAATGTTGATTCTAATAAGAATGAGCCTTGGTTTGTTTTTTATTGGATTCTTACTGAATATTTTCTTTTCGCCTTTGGTGGCTTTTATTGCGCTGATTATTGCAATTGGAGCCTATCAAATTTTTCCTAAAAAGTTAAACGAACAATATCACAAAATTGAAAATCACTTTTTAAAGAACTTAAACGATCGCGAAAACAAAAAAATAGATAGACGTTATGCCAATTTAATGCCCTGGGACGGTCACATGTCTATTTTTGATATTGGAAAAGAATCAAACCTTGCGGGTAAAACGCTTGAGGAATTGCGAATTAGAGAAAATATGGGAATAAATATTGCTTTTATTCGACGTGGAGAAGTTACAATTCCAATTCCAACTAAAAATGAACGCTTGTTTCCTGGTGACGAAATATGCGTTATTGGTACTGATGAGCAGATTGCACAGTTTACTACTTACTTAAAGAACGAAATTGAAGCTCCAAACAATAGTGAAGAATCGGATATCGTACTTCGTCAATTGGAGATTTCTAAAGAAGATTTTATTCAAAAAAGTATCGGTCAGTTTAGAGGCAGAACCGGCGGGCTTGTTGTAGGAATTGAAAGAAACGGTAATCGAATCCTGAATCCTGAATCTAATATCATTTTAGAAAAAAATGATATTATCTGGGTTGTAGGTGATAAAAAACGAATGAACGAATTAATGCAAAAAAGTACACCTGTTGCATTTTAA
- the purB gene encoding adenylosuccinate lyase yields the protein MTTLNELNAISPIDGRYRNKTQNLAPFFSEEALIKYRVLVEVEYFIALCEIPLPQLKGIDSSLFESLRNIYKNFSTEDALWIKETEKVTNHDVKAVEYFIKDAFEKLGLSQHKEFIHFGLTSQDINNTAIPLSTKDAFEQVYMPSLITLISKLKELSVEWANIPMLARTHGQPASPTRLGKEILVFVERLEEQMRLLFNVPFAAKFGGATGNFNAHHVAYPQIDWKQFGTKFVETDLGLQHSFPTTQIEHYDHFAAFFDGLKRINNIIIDLDRDIWTYVSMDYFKQKIKAGEIGSSAMPHKVNPIDFENSEGNLGIANAIFEHLSAKLPISRLQRDLTDSTVLRNIGVPVGHTIIAFEATLKGLNKLLLNESKFAEDLEKNWAVVAEAIQTILRREAYPNPYEALKGLTRTNEAIDKNAIHNFIATLEVSDAVRAELMQITPSNYTGI from the coding sequence ATGACTACTCTAAACGAATTGAATGCTATATCACCAATTGACGGAAGATATAGAAATAAAACCCAAAATTTAGCGCCTTTCTTTTCTGAAGAAGCTTTAATAAAATACCGTGTATTGGTTGAAGTGGAATACTTTATCGCGTTATGCGAAATTCCATTACCTCAATTAAAAGGTATCGATTCAAGTTTATTTGAAAGCCTAAGAAACATCTACAAAAACTTTTCGACTGAAGATGCTCTTTGGATTAAAGAAACAGAAAAAGTAACCAACCACGATGTAAAAGCGGTAGAATACTTTATAAAAGATGCTTTCGAAAAATTAGGTTTATCTCAACACAAAGAGTTCATTCACTTCGGATTAACATCTCAGGATATTAACAACACTGCTATTCCGCTATCTACAAAAGATGCTTTTGAGCAGGTTTATATGCCATCACTGATTACTTTAATCTCAAAATTAAAAGAATTAAGTGTTGAATGGGCAAACATTCCAATGCTGGCACGTACACATGGCCAACCAGCTTCTCCTACTCGTTTAGGAAAAGAGATTCTGGTATTTGTAGAACGTCTTGAAGAACAAATGCGTTTGTTATTTAATGTTCCTTTTGCTGCCAAATTTGGTGGTGCAACCGGAAACTTTAATGCGCATCACGTAGCTTACCCACAAATTGACTGGAAACAGTTTGGAACTAAATTTGTTGAAACTGATTTAGGTCTACAACATTCATTCCCAACAACACAAATTGAGCATTACGATCATTTTGCCGCATTTTTTGATGGTTTAAAAAGAATCAACAATATCATTATCGATTTAGATCGTGATATCTGGACCTATGTTTCAATGGATTATTTTAAACAAAAAATCAAAGCCGGAGAAATTGGTTCTTCTGCAATGCCACACAAAGTAAACCCAATTGATTTTGAAAATTCTGAAGGAAATCTAGGAATTGCAAATGCTATTTTCGAACATTTATCTGCAAAACTTCCTATTTCAAGATTACAGCGTGATTTAACAGACAGTACAGTTTTAAGAAATATTGGAGTTCCGGTTGGACATACAATTATTGCTTTTGAAGCTACCTTGAAAGGTTTAAACAAATTACTTTTAAATGAAAGCAAATTTGCTGAAGATTTAGAAAAAAACTGGGCAGTAGTAGCAGAAGCTATTCAGACTATTTTACGTCGCGAAGCTTATCCAAATCCATATGAAGCGCTTAAAGGTTTAACCAGAACAAATGAAGCTATTGACAAAAATGCAATTCATAATTTCATTGCAACTTTGGAAGTTTCTGATGCTGTAAGAGCCGAATTAATGCAAATAACACCTAGCAATTACACAGGTATTTAA
- a CDS encoding sterol desaturase family protein: MIFENWLQQLSQFNLPLLAIFFLIENLILIYISVLIGKIIEPENTVLKKTDQKWVLSTLLCNTFITITGFELYRYGIMKVDFSGSWYAMFLDTLILILLMDLLMFIFHYLVHHLKWMYPIHKLHHTHIETNVYSLYVLHPVETLGFGFIWLFLITILEFNFLSIIIYLILNLSYGIFGHLKTDVFPAFWYKNYFTKWISTTKFHNDHHKNESQNFGFYFTIWDKIFKTII; this comes from the coding sequence ATGATTTTTGAAAATTGGTTACAGCAATTATCCCAGTTTAATCTGCCTTTACTCGCTATTTTCTTTTTGATCGAAAACTTAATTTTGATCTATATTTCTGTTTTAATTGGAAAAATAATTGAGCCTGAAAATACCGTATTAAAGAAAACAGATCAAAAATGGGTTCTTTCTACCCTATTATGCAATACATTCATCACTATTACCGGCTTTGAATTGTATCGTTACGGAATAATGAAAGTAGATTTCTCAGGATCATGGTATGCTATGTTTCTTGACACCCTGATATTGATACTCTTAATGGATCTTCTAATGTTCATTTTTCATTATTTGGTTCATCATTTAAAATGGATGTACCCCATTCATAAACTTCATCATACACACATCGAAACCAATGTTTATAGTCTGTATGTATTACATCCTGTAGAAACCTTAGGCTTTGGTTTTATATGGTTATTTTTAATTACCATTTTAGAGTTTAATTTTTTAAGTATTATCATCTATCTTATTTTAAATTTATCATACGGAATATTTGGTCATTTAAAGACCGATGTATTTCCTGCTTTTTGGTACAAAAACTATTTTACAAAATGGATTTCGACTACTAAATTCCATAATGACCATCATAAAAACGAATCTCAGAATTTTGGTTTTTACTTCACCATTTGGGATAAAATATTCAAAACCATTATTTAA
- a CDS encoding SIR2 family NAD-dependent protein deacylase: MKKKLVVLTGAGISAESGIKTFRDSDGLWEGHDVMEVATPEGWHKNQELVLDFYNKRRQQLKEVKPNLGHLILAELEKDFDVYIITQNVDDLHERAGSSNVLHLHGELLKVRSTKNRDLILDWTDDLFTGDLDENGHQLRPHIVWFGEDVPALEEAISIVEEADYFAVIGTSLQVYPAAGLISYTYSITPVFYIDPKPIAIPNISNKVETIAKFASEGVADLRERLLVLENAL; encoded by the coding sequence ATGAAAAAGAAGCTTGTTGTTTTGACCGGAGCCGGAATAAGTGCTGAAAGCGGAATAAAAACTTTTCGTGACAGTGATGGTTTATGGGAAGGACATGATGTTATGGAAGTAGCAACTCCCGAAGGCTGGCATAAAAATCAGGAATTGGTTCTTGATTTTTACAATAAAAGACGCCAACAACTAAAAGAGGTTAAACCCAATTTAGGACATCTTATTCTGGCTGAATTAGAAAAAGATTTCGACGTGTATATTATAACTCAAAATGTTGACGATTTGCACGAAAGAGCCGGAAGTTCAAATGTTTTGCATTTACATGGAGAATTATTAAAAGTAAGAAGCACCAAAAATCGCGACCTGATTTTAGACTGGACAGATGATTTATTTACCGGTGATCTGGATGAAAACGGACATCAATTGCGACCACATATTGTTTGGTTTGGTGAAGACGTTCCTGCGCTCGAAGAGGCCATTTCTATTGTTGAAGAAGCAGATTACTTTGCTGTAATTGGTACTTCATTGCAAGTTTATCCAGCCGCAGGATTAATTTCGTATACTTATAGTATTACACCTGTTTTTTATATTGACCCAAAACCAATTGCAATACCAAATATTAGTAATAAAGTAGAAACAATCGCAAAATTTGCTTCAGAAGGTGTTGCCGATTTAAGAGAACGTCTCCTGGTTTTAGAAAATGCGCTATGA
- the cysC gene encoding adenylyl-sulfate kinase, with product MILIQFTGLSGSGKTTLAEHVSEMLVENGYQVKIVDGDVYRQTVCKDLGFSKDDRCENVRRLFNISQDFVQSKIIVLMSVINPYEEVRKEIGQYKFVRTVFVDCSIDNLIKRDPKGLYKKALLPDDDINKIKNFTGISAVYETPSKVDLVLKTDFEEVSVSTQKLYHFIVTNLSDL from the coding sequence ATGATTTTAATACAGTTTACAGGATTATCAGGTTCGGGAAAAACTACATTGGCAGAGCATGTTAGTGAGATGTTAGTGGAAAATGGTTATCAGGTAAAAATTGTCGACGGCGATGTTTATCGACAAACTGTTTGTAAAGATTTAGGTTTCTCAAAAGATGACCGTTGTGAAAATGTAAGACGTCTTTTTAATATAAGTCAGGATTTTGTTCAGTCTAAAATTATCGTTTTAATGTCGGTTATAAACCCATACGAAGAGGTAAGAAAGGAAATTGGTCAGTATAAATTTGTTCGGACTGTATTTGTTGATTGTTCAATCGATAATCTGATAAAAAGAGATCCAAAAGGATTGTATAAGAAAGCCTTATTACCAGATGATGACATTAATAAAATTAAAAATTTTACCGGAATAAGTGCTGTTTATGAAACTCCTTCGAAAGTTGATTTAGTATTAAAAACAGACTTTGAAGAGGTATCGGTTTCAACACAAAAGTTGTATCATTTTATCGTTACCAATTTATCCGATTTATAA
- a CDS encoding aspartyl/asparaginyl beta-hydroxylase domain-containing protein, which produces MNPSSCQLPISFSIEKLQKDLAICETNLWTPHFNTYRYEGDWTSVSLRSQSGEVNDILSFPNATYKNTNLLESCTYFKEIMDWFQCEKEAVRLLKLGPESKIKEHVDNDTSYEDGFFRIHVPIITNDEVFFYVDKKLVPMKMGECWYANFQLLHSVENKSREARIHLTLDCIRNEWSDELFSKMGFNINSSSKPNLFSDEVKQQIIAELSRNPSEINAKLIADLQSN; this is translated from the coding sequence ATGAATCCTTCTTCCTGCCAGCTTCCGATTTCATTTTCAATAGAAAAGTTGCAAAAAGATCTTGCAATCTGCGAGACTAATTTATGGACACCTCATTTTAATACGTATCGATACGAAGGGGACTGGACAAGTGTTTCCTTAAGATCGCAATCAGGAGAAGTTAATGATATTTTGTCTTTTCCAAATGCAACCTATAAGAATACTAATTTATTGGAGAGCTGTACCTATTTTAAAGAAATCATGGACTGGTTTCAATGTGAAAAAGAGGCAGTGCGTCTATTAAAACTGGGCCCTGAAAGTAAAATCAAGGAACATGTTGATAACGACACTTCTTATGAAGATGGATTTTTCAGAATTCATGTACCAATAATTACAAATGATGAAGTATTTTTTTATGTCGATAAAAAGTTGGTTCCTATGAAAATGGGAGAATGTTGGTACGCTAATTTCCAGCTTCTGCATAGTGTTGAAAATAAGAGCCGGGAAGCTCGCATTCATCTTACTTTAGATTGTATACGCAATGAGTGGTCAGATGAATTGTTTTCGAAAATGGGTTTTAATATCAATTCTTCTTCAAAACCAAATCTGTTTTCTGATGAAGTGAAACAGCAAATTATTGCAGAACTTTCCAGAAATCCTTCAGAAATTAATGCTAAACTAATTGCAGATCTGCAGTCAAATTGA
- a CDS encoding sulfotransferase: MENIAHSLLNWIPIKLIEKDNEIYFEWIYLGDLNYNEPFFDETIAKCRKLPYNSNWFKTVSTLENLIDWSKELVAVEVKSLVFHVSRCGSTMLSQSLATSAENIVISEAPIIDQILRSYSFDLEKKTILLKSVIALLGQKRFPEQKNLIVKLDAWHIFNAPYLRSVFPETPFALLYRNPAEVLRSHQKMTGMHMVPNLLEPGIFGITSKEISEISFHQYGALVLEKYYQGFLDFNALDKNVIILNYNEGMRDVVERFISFINVEYSNNELNQIYDRLKKHSKNEANIFNGDSYKDDVLLADLSKAFLLHEKLNNCFVEDLAR, translated from the coding sequence ATGGAAAATATAGCGCATTCACTTTTAAACTGGATTCCAATTAAATTAATTGAAAAGGATAATGAAATTTATTTTGAATGGATTTATCTGGGAGATTTAAATTATAATGAGCCTTTTTTTGACGAAACGATTGCTAAATGCAGAAAGCTGCCTTACAATTCTAATTGGTTTAAAACAGTAAGCACTTTAGAAAATCTTATTGATTGGTCTAAAGAATTGGTTGCTGTCGAAGTAAAATCATTGGTTTTTCATGTGTCCAGATGCGGGTCTACCATGTTGAGTCAGTCTCTGGCGACTTCAGCTGAAAATATTGTGATTTCTGAAGCTCCCATTATCGATCAGATTCTAAGAAGTTATTCTTTTGATTTAGAAAAAAAGACCATTTTGTTAAAATCGGTAATTGCTTTGTTAGGACAAAAAAGATTCCCGGAACAAAAGAATTTAATTGTAAAACTCGATGCCTGGCATATATTTAATGCCCCTTATTTACGATCAGTTTTTCCTGAAACTCCTTTTGCTTTGCTTTATAGAAATCCGGCAGAAGTTTTAAGGTCACACCAAAAAATGACAGGAATGCATATGGTGCCTAATTTATTAGAGCCTGGTATTTTTGGCATAACTTCAAAAGAAATTAGTGAAATAAGTTTTCATCAATATGGAGCATTGGTGTTGGAGAAATACTATCAGGGATTCTTAGATTTTAATGCTTTAGATAAAAATGTGATAATACTCAACTATAATGAGGGAATGAGAGATGTGGTGGAAAGATTTATATCTTTTATCAATGTTGAGTATTCAAATAATGAACTCAATCAAATTTATGATCGTTTAAAAAAGCATTCAAAAAATGAAGCGAATATTTTTAACGGAGATTCCTATAAAGATGATGTTTTATTGGCAGATCTTAGTAAAGCTTTTTTATTGCACGAGAAATTGAACAATTGTTTTGTTGAAGATTTAGCCCGTTGA
- a CDS encoding TrmH family RNA methyltransferase, producing the protein MIDLDYLAFLENILTDNRKERFYTVLANRTKHFTVAVEDVFQMHNTSAVMRSCEVFGIQELNVIEQRYGKRIDKEIAMGAQKWVDIHQYDSITNCVSTLKNQGYQIIATTPHENDCLLEDFDITKPSALFFGTERDGLSQEILEKADGFLKIPMVGFTESLNISVSAAIIIQNLTNRLRNSDINWQLSEEEILEKRLAWARNSIKDIKRIEARYYQENPR; encoded by the coding sequence ATGATTGATTTAGATTACCTCGCTTTTCTTGAAAATATATTAACTGATAATCGAAAGGAAAGATTTTATACTGTTTTGGCAAACCGTACCAAACATTTTACAGTTGCAGTAGAAGATGTTTTTCAGATGCATAATACAAGTGCCGTAATGCGCAGCTGTGAGGTTTTTGGAATTCAGGAACTGAATGTAATCGAGCAACGTTACGGAAAACGTATTGATAAAGAAATTGCCATGGGAGCTCAAAAGTGGGTTGACATCCATCAATATGATTCGATTACCAATTGTGTTTCTACTTTAAAGAATCAAGGCTACCAAATCATTGCTACAACACCACACGAAAATGATTGCCTGCTGGAGGATTTTGATATTACTAAACCAAGCGCTTTATTTTTCGGGACTGAACGTGATGGACTCTCTCAGGAAATATTAGAAAAAGCCGATGGTTTTCTTAAAATACCAATGGTTGGTTTTACAGAGAGTTTAAATATTTCTGTTTCGGCTGCGATCATCATTCAAAATCTTACGAACAGATTACGTAATTCTGATATCAATTGGCAATTGTCTGAGGAAGAAATTTTAGAAAAACGTTTAGCCTGGGCCAGAAATTCTATAAAAGATATCAAACGAATAGAAGCTCGCTACTATCAGGAAAATCCAAGATAA